Proteins encoded by one window of Arachis hypogaea cultivar Tifrunner chromosome 1, arahy.Tifrunner.gnm2.J5K5, whole genome shotgun sequence:
- the LOC112793383 gene encoding protein NARROW LEAF 1, with product MERTRFNMRGRNSGSTPSEESSLDLERNCCSHSNLPSLSPPTLQPFASAGQHCDGNAAYFSWPSRLNDAAEERANYFLNLQKGVLPETLGRLPKGQQATTLLELMTIRAFHSKILRCYSLGTAIGFRIRRGVLTDIPAILVFVSRKVHKQWLSPIQCLPTALEGPGGVWCDVDVVEFSYFGAPEPVPKEQLYTEIVDDLRGGDPCIGSGSQVASQETYGTLGAIVRSQTGSRQVGFLTNRHVAVDLDYPNQKMFHPLPPTLGPGVYLGAVERATSFITDELWYGIFAGINPETFVRADGAFIPFADDFDMSTVTTVVRGVGDIGDVKIIDLQAPISSLIGKQVVKVGRSSGLTTGIVLAYALEYNDEKGICFLTDFLVVGENQQTFDLEGDSGSLIMLKGDNSEKPRPIGIIWGGTANRGRLKLKIGQPPENWTSGVDLGRLLNLLELDLITTDEGLRVAVQEQRAASATAIGSTVGDSSTPDAMLLKDKSVDKYESLGLQIQSIPLGVETSNQDMKPSNMETEFQLEDGIKVAPSIEHQFIPSFMSRSPLHKNSMQERAATENLSSLRSGCDEDLCVSLHLGDNEAKRRRSEASTSTEEAQ from the exons ATGGAGCGCACCAGATTTAACATGAGGGGTCGTAACTCTGGTTCAACTCCGTCAGAAGAATCATCTTTGGACCTTGAAAGAAATTGTTGCAGTCATTCTAATCTGCCTTCACTGAGTCCACCAACACTACAACCCTTTGCCTCGGCTGGGCAGCACTGTGATGGCAATGCTGCCTACTTCTCATGGCCAAGCCGCTTGAATGATGCTGCGGAAGAGCGAGCAAACTATTTTTTAAATCTACAAAAGGGGGTACTACCTGAAACACTTGGTCGGTTGCCAAAGGGGCAGCAGGCAACCACATTGCTTGAACTCATGACAATTAGGGCATTTCACAGCAAGATACTGCGTTGTTACAGCCTTGGTACAGCAATTGGTTTTCGCATACGGCGAGGTGTATTAACAGATATTCCTgcaattttagtatttgtttCGAGGAAAGTTCACAAACAATGGCTCAGCCCAATCCAATGTCTACCCACTGCACTTGAG GGGCCTGGTGGAGTATGGTGTGATGTAGATGTGGTGGAATTCTCTTATTTTGGTGCCCCAGAGCCAGTTCCAAAGGAACAGCTGTATACAGAGATTGTAGATGACTTGCGTGGGGGTGACCCTTGCATTGGTTCAGGATCTCAG GTGGCAAGCCAGGAGACATATGGAACTTTGGGTGCCATTGTTAGGAGCCAAACAGGTAGTCGGCAGGTTGGTTTTCTCACAAATCGACATGTCGCAGTTGACCTGGATTATCCGAATCAAAAGATGTTTCATCCTCTTCCACCCACCTTGGGACCTGGGGTTTACCTTGGTGCAGTAGAGCGAGCAACTTCATTTATAACAGATGAACTTTGGTATGGCATATTTGCTGGAATAAACCCAG AGACTTTTGTGAGAGCCGATGGCGCATTTATTCCTTTTGCCGATGACTTTGACATGTCCACTGTTACTACTGTAGTGAGAGGCGTTGGAGATATCGGTGATGTAAAAATTATTGACCTACAGGCACCAATTAGTAGCCTTATTGGAAAACAGGTGGTGAAGGTCGGAAGAAGTTCCGGCTTGACTACAGGCATTGTTTTGGCTTATGCCTTAGAGtataatgatgaaaaaggaatatGCTTTCTAACAGATTTTCTTGTGGTTGGCGAGAACCAGCAAACGTTTGACCTCGAAGGAGACAGTGGAAGTCTCATCATGTTAAAGGGTGACAATAGCGAGAAACCACGGCCAATTGGGATCATATGGGGAGGAACGGCTAATAGGGGCCGCCTTAAGTTGAAAATTGGACAACCTCCTGAGAATTGGACTAGTGGGGTTGATCTAGGCCGTCTTCTCAATCTACTTGAACTCGATTTGATAACAACAGATGAAGGACTAAGAG TGGCGGTGCAAGAACAAAGAGCTGCTTCTGCAACCGCGATTGGCTCTACCGTTGGCGACTCATCAACCCCTGATGCTATGCTTCTGAAAGATAAATCCGTAGATAAGTACGAGTCACTTGGTCTTCAGATTCAGTCCATTCCCTTAGGAGTTGAGACTAGCAACCAAGACATGAAACCGTCGAATATGGAGACTGAATTTCAGTTAGAAGATGGGATCAAGGTAGCTCCCAGTATCGAACACCAGTTCATCCCGAGTTTCATGAGCCGGTCTCCACTGCACAAGAACAGCATGCAGGAGCGGGCTGCGACCGAGAATTTGTCCTCGTTGAGGAGTGGCTGCGACGAAGATTTATGCGTTTCGCTGCATCTTGGTGATAACGAAGCAAAGAGAAGGCGTTCTGAAGCATCAACTAGCACTGAGGAAGCTCAGTGA